The proteins below come from a single Desulfovibrio inopinatus DSM 10711 genomic window:
- a CDS encoding alpha/beta hydrolase: protein MKTIPLTPQHRDGSRLSAELHLPERDIRGVALLLHGLLSSQRSSTNTTLIPILNDASIASLSFDFMGHGDSDGELKDICISSGVEGVSATLTATREHFPNMASFPLVVFGSSFGGAVALASAPYMSPCGVVLKSPALDIAGFQRQIRGDAIMQQWKEDGVLSLPEFGPDIALSYRFISDSLGYDSYTLAQACSCSFAIVHGTVDEAVTVEQSRRLALLLGDRCRFLEIDSGDHRFSRPEDFTHALDFCAASIIDMMQS from the coding sequence ATGAAGACCATCCCACTCACACCGCAGCATCGTGATGGAAGTCGGCTTTCTGCTGAACTTCATCTGCCAGAACGCGATATACGAGGCGTGGCGCTTCTTCTGCACGGTTTGCTGAGTTCGCAACGGAGTTCGACGAATACAACACTCATCCCTATTTTAAATGATGCGTCCATTGCGTCATTGTCTTTCGATTTTATGGGGCATGGTGATAGTGATGGAGAGCTTAAGGATATTTGTATTTCATCGGGAGTCGAGGGCGTGAGTGCAACGCTTACAGCCACACGGGAACATTTTCCGAATATGGCTTCGTTTCCATTGGTCGTGTTCGGCTCCAGTTTTGGTGGTGCCGTTGCATTGGCCAGTGCGCCATATATGAGCCCTTGTGGTGTTGTTCTCAAATCTCCAGCGCTCGATATCGCCGGTTTCCAGCGTCAGATTCGTGGTGATGCCATCATGCAGCAGTGGAAAGAAGACGGTGTATTGAGCCTTCCTGAATTTGGTCCCGATATTGCGTTGTCCTATCGTTTCATTTCCGATTCCCTCGGCTATGACAGCTATACTCTTGCACAGGCCTGCTCGTGTTCCTTCGCCATTGTGCATGGTACGGTCGATGAGGCTGTCACTGTGGAACAGAGTCGTCGGCTCGCGTTGCTCTTGGGGGATCGGTGTCGGTTTCTGGAAATTGATAGCGGTGACCATCGATTTTCACGGCCTGAGGATTTCACGCATGCTCTTGACTTCTGTGCAGCGTCCATCATTGATATGATGCAGTCATAG
- a CDS encoding ferritin-like domain-containing protein: MSQDKEQRRKNVLEVLNKARSMELQAIHQYMNQHYGLDDMDFGEMAANMKLVAIDEMRHAEQFAERIKELGGEPTTEKEGPVERNQEVGAIFAFDVGLEDDTVDAYNQFAIVARENGDSITVKLFETIIEEEQEHLNYFDNVKKHIEALGDAYLSKVAGTPSSTGLAPQGFTIRNQGA, from the coding sequence ATGTCGCAGGATAAAGAACAACGCCGCAAAAACGTTCTGGAAGTTCTCAACAAAGCCCGATCCATGGAGCTTCAGGCTATTCACCAGTACATGAATCAGCACTATGGCCTGGATGACATGGATTTTGGCGAAATGGCCGCCAACATGAAACTTGTCGCTATCGACGAGATGCGTCACGCCGAGCAATTTGCCGAACGGATTAAGGAGCTTGGAGGGGAGCCGACCACGGAAAAAGAGGGGCCTGTCGAACGAAACCAGGAGGTCGGTGCCATCTTTGCGTTCGATGTCGGCCTTGAAGACGACACCGTCGACGCATACAACCAATTCGCCATTGTTGCTCGTGAAAATGGCGACAGTATCACCGTGAAACTCTTTGAAACGATTATCGAAGAGGAACAAGAGCACCTCAACTACTTCGACAATGTCAAAAAGCACATCGAAGCGTTGGGCGATGCGTACCTGTCCAAAGTGGCTGGAACACCGTCATCAACAGGCTTGGCTCCGCAAGGCTTTACCATTCGCAACCAAGGCGCATAG
- the ilvD gene encoding dihydroxy-acid dehydratase, with the protein MRSKLMTGGIEKAPHRSLLYALGLTREEIERPLIGVVNSANEVVPGHIHLDTLAKAVKDGVRLAGGTPLEFPVIGVCDGLAMNHAGMRYSLPSRENIADAIEIMATAHPFDGLVLIPNCDKSVPGMLMAMLRLNIPAVLVSGGPMMAGPTSKPGSNDATDLITVFEAVGRVKRGDMDEAALADLEMKACPGCGSCSGMFTANSMNCLSESIGLALPGNGTAPAVTAQRVRLAKTAGMKVMELVDKDIRPRDIVTPKSVANAVAMDMALGCSTNTVLHLPAVFSEAGLDLTLSIFDEVSQKTPNLCKLSPAGHHHIEDLHAAGGIPAVMNALVQKGLIDTTALTVTGKTVGENLADLKPVITNPDVIRADTPYSEQGGIAILRGNLAPDGAVVKQSAVAPEMMQRTARARVFNAEEEAGEAILAGKIEKGDAVVIRYEGPKGGPGMREMLSPTAFIMGMGLGSDVALLTDGRFSGGTRGAAIGHISPEAADGGTIALVEEGDLIEIDIPKRILNLKVDEATLETRRQNLTHPEKPAPTNVLARYSRSVSSAASGAVLEK; encoded by the coding sequence ATGCGTAGCAAACTTATGACCGGGGGCATTGAAAAAGCCCCTCACCGGTCACTGCTTTACGCCCTGGGTTTGACCAGGGAAGAAATCGAACGCCCACTTATCGGCGTGGTCAACAGCGCCAATGAAGTTGTTCCCGGCCATATCCATCTTGACACGCTTGCCAAAGCAGTCAAGGACGGTGTGCGTTTGGCTGGCGGTACGCCGTTGGAATTCCCCGTTATCGGCGTGTGTGACGGCCTCGCCATGAACCATGCCGGCATGCGCTATTCGCTGCCTTCGCGTGAAAATATTGCCGATGCCATTGAAATCATGGCCACCGCTCACCCCTTCGATGGTCTGGTGCTGATCCCCAACTGTGACAAATCCGTCCCCGGCATGTTGATGGCCATGTTGCGTCTCAACATTCCGGCTGTGCTCGTCAGTGGTGGCCCCATGATGGCCGGTCCCACGTCCAAACCGGGCAGCAATGATGCCACGGACCTTATTACTGTGTTCGAAGCAGTCGGCCGCGTCAAGCGTGGTGACATGGATGAAGCAGCATTGGCCGATTTGGAAATGAAGGCATGTCCCGGATGCGGCTCGTGTTCCGGGATGTTTACCGCCAACTCCATGAACTGTTTGTCGGAAAGCATCGGTTTGGCCCTGCCCGGAAACGGTACGGCTCCTGCTGTGACGGCCCAACGCGTCCGGCTTGCCAAGACTGCCGGGATGAAAGTCATGGAACTCGTCGACAAAGATATCCGGCCTCGCGATATTGTCACCCCAAAAAGCGTGGCCAACGCCGTGGCCATGGATATGGCTTTGGGATGCTCGACGAACACCGTGCTGCACTTGCCCGCTGTTTTTTCTGAAGCCGGCCTGGACCTCACCCTGTCCATCTTCGACGAAGTCAGCCAAAAAACACCCAATTTGTGCAAACTGTCTCCGGCCGGGCACCATCACATTGAAGACCTGCACGCGGCTGGCGGCATTCCGGCTGTTATGAATGCCCTGGTGCAAAAGGGATTAATCGACACGACGGCATTGACCGTCACCGGCAAGACCGTTGGCGAAAACCTGGCCGACCTGAAGCCCGTTATCACGAATCCTGACGTCATCCGCGCGGATACACCTTACTCCGAACAGGGTGGTATCGCCATTTTGCGTGGCAACCTCGCCCCTGACGGCGCCGTGGTCAAGCAATCAGCCGTGGCTCCGGAAATGATGCAGCGCACAGCCCGCGCCCGCGTGTTTAATGCGGAAGAAGAAGCCGGAGAAGCGATTCTTGCCGGTAAGATCGAAAAAGGCGATGCCGTTGTGATTCGCTATGAAGGCCCCAAAGGCGGCCCAGGCATGCGCGAAATGTTGTCACCGACAGCCTTTATCATGGGTATGGGACTTGGTTCCGATGTCGCTTTGCTCACCGATGGACGCTTTTCCGGCGGTACTCGCGGTGCAGCTATTGGTCACATCAGCCCGGAAGCTGCCGACGGAGGCACGATTGCTTTGGTGGAAGAAGGCGATCTCATCGAAATCGATATCCCGAAACGCATCCTCAACCTCAAAGTTGATGAAGCCACCCTTGAGACACGCCGTCAAAACCTCACGCATCCGGAAAAGCCCGCACCAACCAACGTGCTTGCCCGTTATAGCCGGAGCGTTTCTTCCGCAGCCAGTGGAGCGGTTTTGGAAAAATAG
- a CDS encoding TlpA family protein disulfide reductase, with protein sequence MHTFVCSRGLWRVVHCVILMAIFWTGGARLVSAADIQPISSEEYASFLSDPSTTCLVVGMASWCAPCKEELPTLVALYNEFSSKGLCIRGISLDYQGADAMAPILDALNVPFPVVWLGEQGLEEFGFYAIPMTLVVKQGEITERLIGVQSENTLRPIIEELITRTN encoded by the coding sequence ATGCATACGTTTGTTTGTAGCAGAGGTTTATGGCGCGTTGTACACTGTGTGATTCTTATGGCGATATTTTGGACAGGGGGGGCTCGACTCGTTTCTGCTGCGGATATCCAGCCGATATCATCGGAAGAATATGCATCGTTTCTTTCTGATCCGTCAACGACGTGTCTCGTTGTTGGCATGGCGTCATGGTGCGCTCCATGCAAGGAAGAATTGCCGACTCTTGTTGCTTTATATAATGAATTCAGCTCAAAAGGCCTATGTATACGCGGTATAAGTCTCGACTACCAGGGAGCAGATGCCATGGCTCCGATTCTTGACGCATTGAATGTGCCGTTTCCCGTTGTATGGTTGGGGGAACAGGGTCTTGAAGAATTCGGATTCTACGCTATTCCCATGACGCTTGTGGTCAAACAGGGAGAGATTACTGAACGTCTTATCGGAGTACAGTCGGAAAACACGTTGAGACCCATTATTGAAGAGTTGATAACACGGACGAACTGA
- a CDS encoding substrate-binding domain-containing protein, protein MKITRLMLCAFALSLALVGTAFAADTLMMATTTSTDNTGLLDVLAPEFQKDTGIELKWTAVGTGKALKMGENCDVDVLLVHAPAAEKKFVDAGFGKDRREIMYNDFVIIGPAADPAGVKGKSVTDALKTIEAKKAPFVSRGDNSGTNKKEISLWKASGMNVPDKAPWYVQTGQGMLSTINVAAEKNGYTMTDRGTFIKYADSKKGNPPLVVLVEGDKNLFNQYSVIPIDPKHCAKAKNDLAMKFSDWLASKKTQKMIADFQLMGKPLFTPNAK, encoded by the coding sequence ATGAAAATTACTCGATTGATGCTTTGCGCGTTTGCGCTTTCTTTGGCTCTGGTTGGGACGGCTTTTGCCGCTGATACGTTGATGATGGCTACCACCACCAGCACGGACAATACGGGACTTCTCGATGTTCTGGCTCCTGAATTTCAGAAAGATACGGGCATCGAACTGAAGTGGACTGCCGTTGGCACAGGGAAAGCTCTGAAAATGGGTGAGAATTGCGACGTGGACGTGCTGCTTGTTCATGCCCCTGCCGCTGAAAAGAAATTTGTGGATGCCGGTTTTGGGAAAGACCGTCGCGAAATCATGTATAACGACTTCGTCATTATCGGGCCCGCCGCTGATCCGGCTGGTGTGAAAGGCAAGTCCGTCACCGATGCGCTGAAGACGATTGAAGCCAAAAAGGCTCCCTTCGTCAGCCGTGGCGACAATTCCGGTACGAACAAAAAAGAGATCTCGCTGTGGAAAGCCTCTGGCATGAACGTGCCTGACAAGGCTCCCTGGTATGTTCAGACTGGTCAGGGCATGTTGTCCACCATCAATGTTGCGGCCGAAAAGAACGGCTACACCATGACCGACCGCGGTACCTTTATTAAGTACGCTGATAGCAAAAAAGGCAATCCGCCGCTGGTCGTTCTGGTTGAAGGCGACAAAAATCTGTTCAACCAATACAGCGTCATTCCCATTGATCCCAAGCATTGCGCCAAAGCCAAAAACGATTTGGCTATGAAGTTCAGTGATTGGTTGGCTTCCAAAAAGACACAAAAAATGATTGCTGACTTCCAGCTTATGGGCAAACCATTGTTTACGCCCAACGCGAAATAA
- a CDS encoding ABC transporter permease, producing MDYIASGIWHAIGLLMRLDPQTVSAITTTLTVSTMSMIACFCIGSPLGFVLGYFEFPGKRAVRLVVDTLLSLPTVVIGLIVYAFLTRHGPLGGLNLLFSIPGIALGQTLLGLPIVVAMTATAVESMDTRLHQTLLTLGANPWQVLLTTLWEARFSMLLAGASAYGRIVSEIGISMMIGGNIKWHTRTITTAIALETGKGEFAMGIALGMVLMIIAFIVNLAGASLRRVA from the coding sequence ATGGATTATATTGCCTCGGGTATTTGGCACGCCATTGGCCTCCTTATGAGGCTTGATCCACAAACCGTCTCGGCCATCACAACGACGTTGACAGTTTCCACGATGTCAATGATCGCCTGTTTTTGCATTGGCTCTCCTCTCGGTTTTGTCCTGGGTTATTTTGAATTTCCTGGAAAACGAGCTGTCCGACTTGTTGTCGACACACTGCTTTCATTGCCGACAGTTGTTATCGGGCTTATCGTGTATGCATTCCTGACACGGCATGGCCCTCTTGGAGGGCTGAATCTCCTGTTCTCCATTCCCGGTATCGCCCTGGGCCAAACATTGCTTGGCTTACCTATTGTTGTGGCGATGACGGCCACTGCCGTGGAAAGTATGGACACCCGACTCCATCAAACGTTACTCACTTTGGGAGCGAATCCCTGGCAGGTTCTTCTCACGACATTATGGGAAGCACGGTTTTCCATGCTCCTGGCCGGCGCCTCGGCGTATGGCCGTATTGTTTCGGAAATTGGTATATCCATGATGATTGGGGGCAATATCAAATGGCATACCCGAACCATCACAACAGCTATTGCTCTGGAAACGGGGAAAGGTGAGTTCGCCATGGGGATCGCCCTTGGCATGGTGCTGATGATTATAGCCTTTATCGTCAACCTGGCTGGAGCCAGCCTGCGACGAGTTGCCTGA
- a CDS encoding ATP-binding cassette domain-containing protein: MMDNIFELRNLKRYYSGRCALDLEHFDIARGSILGVAGHNGSGKSTLMRMLALLETPDEGRIIFDGAVTTPKDSAARLNITLLTQEPYLLKRSVLANVAYGLKVRGISGIRDKAAEAMEKVGLSPDVFLSRSWRELSGGEAQRVALAARLVLRPKVLLLDEPTASLDLESTKRIVQAALAARDEWGTTIIVVSHDMEYLDAMTDNRLVLARGCPVESATV; the protein is encoded by the coding sequence ATGATGGATAATATTTTCGAATTGCGAAATCTCAAACGGTATTATAGCGGGCGTTGTGCTCTCGATTTGGAGCATTTCGATATCGCCCGTGGTTCTATTCTTGGCGTTGCCGGTCACAACGGGAGCGGGAAAAGTACGCTTATGCGTATGCTGGCATTGCTCGAAACACCCGATGAAGGCAGAATTATTTTTGACGGCGCTGTGACCACACCTAAAGATTCGGCCGCTCGGCTTAATATCACGTTGCTCACCCAAGAACCATATTTGCTCAAACGCTCTGTCCTCGCCAATGTTGCGTATGGCCTGAAAGTTCGTGGTATATCTGGTATACGGGACAAAGCAGCCGAAGCCATGGAAAAGGTTGGGCTGAGTCCTGACGTATTTTTGAGTCGATCATGGCGTGAACTTTCCGGTGGTGAAGCCCAGCGTGTTGCGTTGGCTGCACGACTTGTACTACGGCCAAAGGTACTGCTGCTTGACGAACCGACAGCAAGCCTCGATCTGGAAAGTACCAAACGCATCGTCCAAGCGGCGCTTGCCGCCCGCGACGAGTGGGGGACAACGATCATTGTTGTCAGTCATGATATGGAATACCTTGATGCAATGACCGATAACCGACTTGTTCTCGCTCGAGGCTGCCCTGTAGAAAGTGCGACTGTCTAG
- a CDS encoding carbohydrate porin codes for MTIKPLCLPCVIIFCLLALTPALAETDKDAEITRLRQELEEVKAQYAASMKTMEERLSALEEKTTRNEEKTDAVKKVVDKTEKLASGFEFGGYLRSGFGVNSQGGVMEPFQAPGAGAKYRLGNEAEVYGELVLAKNWLNFDDLDGPFFRTQVRMSFSNSYYNSETDGTADVFAIREAYAEMGNFDWSPGVKFWVGQRFYRRKHIYINDYYWLDMSGFGGGVEDIPVWSLGKLALAYLGGSTDRYRFKNIGYVSKNTIDIRLYDVNVPLGKGMFWLSGSLVKGGTYTDSNDITRGYPDANGFGAGFSHSRDDFLGLTDGYQEISVQYGRGTSADFTTNVQDPTQGLADAWNFQVTASGLAQITEQFAVMPVFIFEHRDNGASWRSETMWISGGLRPIWHFNKHFAVSLEGGLDWVASEPYNAYGTLYKISLAPELTISEDIMGRPVLRAFATYAGWTDGLKRHVGGSAFRNCLDGASFGLQMEAWW; via the coding sequence ATGACCATCAAACCGCTTTGCTTGCCGTGCGTTATTATTTTTTGTCTGCTTGCATTGACTCCAGCTCTGGCTGAGACGGATAAAGATGCTGAAATTACGCGTCTTCGTCAGGAACTTGAGGAGGTCAAAGCCCAATACGCTGCCAGCATGAAGACGATGGAAGAGCGATTGAGTGCTTTGGAAGAGAAAACGACACGAAACGAAGAGAAAACTGATGCGGTCAAAAAGGTTGTCGACAAAACCGAAAAGCTTGCCAGTGGTTTCGAGTTCGGCGGCTATCTTCGTTCCGGTTTTGGCGTCAACAGCCAAGGAGGGGTCATGGAACCTTTCCAGGCTCCCGGCGCTGGGGCAAAGTATCGTTTAGGCAACGAAGCCGAGGTTTACGGAGAACTTGTCCTGGCGAAGAATTGGCTCAATTTCGACGATCTTGACGGGCCGTTTTTCCGGACACAGGTACGCATGTCGTTCTCGAATTCGTATTACAATTCCGAGACCGACGGCACCGCCGATGTTTTTGCTATTCGCGAAGCCTACGCGGAAATGGGGAATTTCGATTGGTCACCGGGCGTCAAATTCTGGGTCGGGCAACGGTTCTACCGGCGCAAACATATCTACATCAATGACTACTATTGGCTCGATATGAGTGGCTTCGGTGGTGGCGTCGAAGACATTCCGGTCTGGAGTTTGGGGAAACTTGCCCTTGCCTATCTTGGTGGCTCTACTGACCGCTATCGATTTAAAAACATTGGGTATGTCTCAAAGAATACTATCGACATCCGCTTGTACGATGTCAATGTGCCACTCGGGAAAGGAATGTTCTGGCTTTCCGGCTCACTCGTCAAGGGGGGGACGTATACCGATTCGAACGACATCACTCGCGGGTATCCCGATGCGAATGGCTTCGGTGCCGGGTTCTCCCATTCTCGTGACGACTTTTTGGGTTTGACGGACGGGTATCAAGAAATTTCCGTCCAATATGGACGTGGTACGAGCGCGGATTTTACAACGAATGTTCAAGATCCTACGCAGGGTCTTGCCGACGCCTGGAATTTTCAGGTCACGGCCTCCGGTCTTGCCCAGATTACCGAACAATTCGCCGTTATGCCGGTGTTCATTTTTGAGCATCGCGATAACGGCGCAAGCTGGCGATCAGAGACCATGTGGATTTCTGGAGGTTTGCGCCCTATTTGGCATTTTAACAAGCATTTTGCCGTATCGCTCGAAGGCGGACTCGACTGGGTCGCCTCCGAGCCCTACAATGCTTACGGTACTCTCTACAAGATCAGCCTTGCCCCAGAGCTTACTATATCCGAAGATATCATGGGCCGTCCTGTACTTCGTGCCTTTGCCACGTATGCCGGATGGACTGACGGACTCAAACGCCATGTTGGTGGCTCGGCCTTCCGCAATTGTCTCGATGGCGCATCTTTTGGGCTGCAAATGGAAGCCTGGTGGTAG
- a CDS encoding CerR family C-terminal domain-containing protein: protein MEEVKTNSEKGEATRARLIEVGTRLFGTHGYHGVSVRMLAKEAGVNLAAVGYHFGGKPGLYQAIVQKSIHAAQTGPPAFDERFFETLNGIETREEMSQFVDRFVREFMNLLMGKEENLWVALIMHNETHKPTEQFAQLFDNIGDPVMRCFGAIVAAATGDPVGSDENFIAAFAICGMCLHFVEGHPYFLPRIGWQTYEEKHVEIIGRIVSGQILRALDLPPYTNAGDSK, encoded by the coding sequence ATGGAAGAAGTCAAAACAAACTCTGAGAAAGGCGAAGCAACGCGAGCACGGCTCATTGAGGTTGGAACGCGTTTGTTTGGTACCCACGGCTACCATGGGGTGTCCGTACGCATGCTTGCCAAAGAGGCTGGCGTCAATTTAGCCGCTGTTGGGTACCATTTTGGGGGCAAGCCAGGGCTCTACCAAGCCATTGTCCAAAAGAGCATTCACGCTGCGCAAACCGGGCCCCCCGCATTTGATGAGCGGTTTTTCGAGACACTGAATGGCATTGAGACACGTGAAGAAATGTCGCAATTTGTTGATCGGTTTGTCAGAGAATTCATGAATTTACTGATGGGGAAGGAAGAAAATCTTTGGGTAGCGCTCATTATGCACAATGAAACGCATAAACCTACAGAGCAGTTTGCCCAATTATTCGATAATATCGGCGATCCAGTTATGCGTTGCTTTGGAGCGATTGTCGCTGCAGCCACAGGCGATCCCGTTGGAAGTGATGAAAATTTCATTGCTGCATTCGCCATCTGTGGAATGTGTCTGCATTTCGTCGAAGGTCATCCGTATTTTTTGCCGCGCATTGGATGGCAAACTTACGAAGAAAAGCATGTCGAAATCATTGGACGGATTGTTTCCGGACAAATACTGCGCGCTCTGGATCTACCTCCATATACAAATGCGGGAGACAGCAAATGA
- a CDS encoding efflux RND transporter periplasmic adaptor subunit, protein MMSSKKATSLCIVVIAACLLSGLSGCHDVVVEQPKIVRPVKVMMVSQGDGALERTFSGTSQDAMDSDLSFQVGGRIIFMQAKVGQQVSVDEVLARLDPVDFELQEKQAKAQLEQARAEFIKAQADVSRIRVLYEKAVVSKSELDAAEAVYKTTGALLDAANQRFDIAKQNLNYTVLHAPFDGIVSDAPLEVHQVVNAGQTIVSLKADQQLEVVVGIPDVLIADIYRGEQVVVTFDALPGASLSGIVTEVGVDAGSSTTYPVTITLTERPVRARSGMAARVTFVLGKKKGKPIVPAVAVVGNPDTTTHVFTVDPETAIIHKKMVTLGPITKHGLTIDSGLIPGEILVIRGVHSVEEGMKVRILSETS, encoded by the coding sequence ATGATGTCATCGAAAAAAGCAACATCCCTTTGTATTGTTGTGATAGCAGCATGCCTTCTGTCTGGTCTCAGCGGATGTCACGACGTCGTTGTGGAACAGCCGAAAATCGTTCGACCTGTTAAAGTGATGATGGTCTCCCAAGGGGACGGCGCGCTTGAACGGACATTTTCCGGTACATCTCAAGATGCGATGGACTCGGATCTGTCATTCCAGGTTGGTGGACGTATCATTTTCATGCAGGCCAAGGTCGGGCAGCAAGTCTCGGTCGATGAAGTTTTGGCACGACTTGATCCTGTTGATTTTGAATTGCAGGAAAAACAAGCCAAAGCGCAACTGGAGCAAGCCCGAGCTGAATTCATCAAAGCTCAGGCTGATGTTTCGCGTATCCGGGTGCTGTACGAGAAGGCCGTGGTGAGCAAAAGCGAACTCGATGCTGCCGAAGCCGTCTATAAAACCACTGGAGCATTGCTTGATGCGGCAAATCAACGGTTTGATATTGCAAAGCAAAATTTAAATTATACGGTCCTACACGCTCCCTTTGACGGCATTGTAAGCGATGCTCCGCTGGAGGTTCATCAGGTCGTGAATGCGGGACAGACCATTGTTTCATTGAAAGCCGATCAACAGCTTGAAGTCGTGGTCGGGATTCCTGATGTTCTTATTGCCGATATTTATCGTGGTGAGCAGGTTGTTGTCACATTCGATGCGCTTCCCGGAGCATCATTGTCAGGCATTGTCACGGAAGTCGGCGTCGATGCGGGCAGTAGTACGACCTATCCCGTCACGATTACACTCACCGAGCGACCGGTCCGAGCGCGAAGCGGTATGGCAGCACGCGTCACCTTTGTTCTCGGTAAAAAAAAGGGCAAGCCCATTGTGCCGGCGGTAGCCGTTGTTGGCAATCCTGACACCACGACCCACGTTTTCACCGTTGATCCGGAAACGGCCATCATTCACAAAAAGATGGTTACGCTTGGACCGATTACAAAGCACGGTTTGACGATCGATTCAGGGCTAATCCCAGGGGAAATACTCGTTATACGTGGTGTTCATAGTGTCGAGGAAGGCATGAAGGTTCGTATCCTCTCCGAGACATCGTAA